Within Engraulis encrasicolus isolate BLACKSEA-1 chromosome 8, IST_EnEncr_1.0, whole genome shotgun sequence, the genomic segment atggagacaggaagcaagtggaggagagaTATGGGGGCGGTTCGGTGAATGACctgtaatcgaacccgggtcctcagCGCAGCAGTGCAGTGCTCTACTGTTTGATCCAGGCCGTTTCAGGGCTTTTGAGATCCTTTTGTCTGGCCAGCAGCTAGTCATTTTGTTTGCATTGTGTTAGAAAAACAGTTAGCGCTGTGTTGTACTGTAGGAGTTGCATAATATGTATCATTGTTGAATGCACCATAATTATTTACTATACATCATGttgcagaaaaacaaaacaacagaatGCCTCCGACAAGTACTGTATTTTCTTATGGAAGGGGGCACAGTCATTTCATACTATATTAGTTATTTGATATGTGCTTATTAAAACATAAACACTAGGCTTATATTGTATTATTCATAATATAGCAAAATGCACGTATATACTATGCATCTTTTTAAAAGTCGTCCATCCTTGAAACAGTGACCGCTTATTGACAGGGATGGATTAAACAATTGAAAGCAGTTGCATGCCAACTGGGCCTTGTTTCCTATAATTAAATGATAATGTGTTGTTTTCCCTCACTTGTAACCATCTTAAGAAGTGAATGCACtgcaaaggtgcactgtgtaggatggaggcAAGAGTAGgcactgcaactatactgctaaTTGGAACAGTGGCTTCTATTGCCAAATgtgttcttttcatgaatatttactaaataacaaaGCGATATTTAGGCCTACTAGTATGAGCGAAGTATAATAAATATTTCAGTGAAAAATGTCTGAAAATTAAAAATAACGGACATGCAGAAGCtcatcattttcatgtatgaaaagcacaattttcccagtcatataaTAGTGAATAATTAGGGTTTGATGGTGGTCATAAGTATCCATGGcaaaggaaacatttgtgaacgggcggcatgaattctggaaagaaagtgctaaaaaaatattacacagtgcacctttaaagatgtTAATCTAttggtgaagaaaaaaagaatacatGGTAGTTGTAAAGGTCAAACTTTATTTGATCAGCTCCACAAAAAAAGTTTTCTTGTAAGCAACACCTCTGTTTAACACCTCTAAACATAGTGGCGGGCATCATCACTCATTACAGGgcagagtagagtacacacaACATGATGCAGCTGAATGAGCACAGGCAAGATGTGTGTGAGACAAGAAAGCTCCTGacctgcacactgttcacatttgcagagtttactTGTGACGTTTTGAAATAGCATGAAGAAGTCCAGTAGACCGAAATGTTGCAAGTAAATTCTGCAAATGTGTGCGGGAGATTTCTTGTCTtgacgttggtgacccagggattccactcctatgcacctgaccaaaggaggtgtgcGTGAATTCTACCAAACAGAAGTTGTGATACTAAAAAAACAACTCTTCACTGAGGAGTGCTGTTCATCAAGCAATGTTCCTTTGGGATCTTTGGCAAGACTTTAACctgttaatgcacgccgtacctgcAGTGGCGCGCTCCAAAGTCATtgcaaagttaactaccatagtactacaatactataacataacacagggcctttactaatgcactatgactcggtcattgccatcctggtaacagcaaatgtatgacGCCATGTCTTAACGAGTTAATTACAGTTACAACTGAAGTTAAGTTTGACCATATCTTACAAAAACACAAGTCGTGTTGccgaaaaacagagagagagagtgatgactTAAAGTTCTCTGTGAGATACTCTACATACTGTATGCCTACATGCACATGGGTTTTAAAGGTGGCACTGGCAGCTGTGAGCAAGTGGGAAATGATTGAAGTAACAACAAAAATTAGTCACGTTCATGTTTATTTTCATAGGAGTAAAATGCATAACATCATGAACAACATACTGTAAAATGCAGACATACTCCTAAAAGAAAACCACAAAAGAAAATGAACCTGGGACACTTcaggtgagtgtgcatgtgcgtgtgcgtacattcCTGCAcacttgtgtgtcagtgtattggGGCTTGcagttaaaacaaaaacaaaacagaaaacaacatCCACAGATATTGGCCTATCAGGCACCACGGAGATACACAAGACtagtgaatgaagcgaaggacagcagtcttcaggggtgagtttctcaaaagagaagttgttagcctgttagcaacttcggtagtttccaatggaaaaatgcattgaaaacaacaaagtagctaatgtagtaagcaactggttttgagaaattcaccccagattttTCTTAATTCCCCTAGGGTCGAAAATTCTGAAGCGTGCTGTCCTCCGCCTCATTCACTCATCTATGTGGGATTCACCACTCAGGTAAGAGCTGTATTAATTATAAGTCGATTAGTGTGCGCGCATCTCCTCCACCACTTTACAAGACACACAAGACCAATCAGTCGGTGGCGTAGACCAGGTACCCGGTGAAGGTGTTGTAGTGGTTCTCGTCATCGCACAGGAAGCATCCAGCGGGCAGCTGCACGGACACCTCGTCTCCAGCACGCAGGCTCAGCAGCAGCGACGCGCTGATGCTATCCTCCTGGTCCTCGTTGTTCTGCTCCGTCAAGGAGACTTGGGGCATCCCGTTACGCAGCAGCTTGACGCAGACCGACAGCCCGGCGCCGGGAGAACCCGCGTCGCTGAAGGCGGtcacagagaagaagtagacgcCGGAGCAGGTCGCGGTGAACACGCCCGTGGAGTCGTCGTAGGCGCTGCCCAAGTTCGTTAAGAGCACCTAAAGCGAAAAATGTAATATTGGCAACAGACAAGTCAGGTgtgagcactgcagattttacgTAATAACAGCCTTCAGAGTTCCCTTGAACCAactctggagacacacacatccTTCTAAAACAGATCATTCCTGCCCCCACACAtgactagcctggttctcaccgacggtctgtgtgtatgtactccaccagggggctccggagctacactcacactcaccgtcggtgagaaccaggctaatgtATGACTCCTCTAGAGTTTGGGTCTTACTGTGAACTTTTGCCTTCTAGTTCATACACTCATACTTTAAAAGTCTAACAAATAAAGAGAAAAGTTTATAAAAATCCAGTAATGTTATGTATATAtataggggctttttatgcctttattgacaggacagtatgggatgctgacaggaaatgagtgggagagagagatgggggaggactgggaaatgaccccgaccggactcgaaccggggtccccatggggcgggcatgaaagcccaaatgtggggggcttaaagcgctgcgctgcgccacagcacccccctacAAAATCCAGTAATGTTATAATAAAAATGAGTACTACACACCTTGTACATGACAATGGTGTCGGTGCGGTAGGGTCCCACACAGCGGCGCATATTAGTCAGGGCCGTGGAGAAGGTGATCTGGCTTTCTGGaggacagaagaaagaaagaaagaataaaaggaaaaaaacgaAAATGAGAGAGACACAGGGCCTCACACAGCATTGCATGTCCTTATATGACCTGGCTACAGTGGGTGGAGGAAGGCCCAGGCCGTAGGGAaggcaaactgactggctggaaGCAGATGAAGGAATTAAACTCAACTTCTTGACTACTTTGACATTTACTCATGCAtaccatatataat encodes:
- the LOC134454834 gene encoding complement C1q subcomponent subunit C-like, which produces MWLITSAKECISTLITSCHCFVFFLAVVVMMCMLGTALAQTYSWDAPGEKPDDRTDNACTLDTGSCSCCVMVRELHSLSMRFNDTIDQLESNLTKVQAAVNHLRKSQITFSTALTNMRRCVGPYRTDTIVMYKVLLTNLGSAYDDSTGVFTATCSGVYFFSVTAFSDAGSPGAGLSVCVKLLRNGMPQVSLTEQNNEDQEDSISASLLLSLRAGDEVSVQLPAGCFLCDDENHYNTFTGYLVYATD